The Kogia breviceps isolate mKogBre1 chromosome 4, mKogBre1 haplotype 1, whole genome shotgun sequence genome window below encodes:
- the GAPT gene encoding protein GAPT: protein MKQYCAEMLKSCGNTSVAISIGISLLLLLVICGIGCVWHWKQHNTVQFTLPKFLQRRKDYTKRVSLSPQVIGPSKKISVQTQDDSSAGKDTNIHDNYENVVVCPPQAKEETDRGVYENTWQTNFKEPIYGNETLCDYYNFQKPNTSEESQDEDVYILPDSY from the coding sequence ATGAAACAATACTGTGCAGAAATGCTGAAAAGCTGTGGAAATACTTCAGTGGCCATTTCCATAGGAATTTCCCTTCTTTTACTGTTGGTGATCTGTGGAATTGGGTGTGTTTGGCACTGGAAACAGCATAATACAGTGCAATTTACCTTACCAAAGTTtttgcaaaggagaaaagactACACTAAAAGAGTCTCCTTGAGCCCCCAGGTTATCGGCCCAAGTAAAAAAATCTCAGTTCAAACCCAAGATGACAGCTCTGCTGGGAAGGACACTAACATACATGACAACTATGAAAATGTAGTAGTGTGTCCTCCCCAAgctaaagaagaaacagataggGGAGTATATGAAAACACTTGGCAGACCAATTTCAAGGAACCTATCTATGGAAATGAGACACTATGTGACTATTATAACTTCCAGAAGCCTAATACTTCTGAAGAATCTCAAGATGAAGATGTATATATTCTTCCGGATTCATATTAA